Genomic DNA from Halorussus rarus:
CGTCAGGGAGGGTTTCGCGCTGTTCGACGACGTGGTCGGCGACCGCTACCGCGGCGACCACACCGACCTGAACGCGCTCGTCCCGACCCACGGCGGGACCGTCAAGCCCACCGCGCGGTACCCCGCGAGCGTCGCGCCCGGACTCGCCAGCGACGACCGGCCGGTCCTGCTGGTCGGCTTCGAGACCGTGCCCGACTTCGACGCGCCGCTCGCGGCCGACCACCTTCGGGCCGCAGGCGTCCCCTTCCCGGTCCGGGGTGTCACGGTCCGGTTCCCCGGCGGCTTCCGGGCCGACGCCGCCCGGACCAGGCTGGCGGACGCGCTCGACGCGGACGAACGCGTGGCAGTCGGCGACGACGCGGGACCGTACTCCGAGTCGCTGCCGATTCGCCGCGCGCTCGCCGAGACCGCGAAGGACCACCTCCGGGGAGAGAAGCGGGTCGGCTTCCCGGCCCTGCTCGGCCGGCACGAGACCGAGGAAGTGCGGGCCGACCTCGAGGCCGAACTAGACGCGGCCGTCTTCGAGGTGCCGACGGGGCCGCCGAGCCTGCCGGGGATGCGCCTCGAAGGCGCGCTCCGCGGGGCCTGCCGGGAGGCCGGCGTCCGATTCACCACGGGGAATCCGGTGGTGGACTTCGAGATCGACGGCGAGGCTGACGATTCCGACCCGGATTCCCTCGCGGCGGTCCGCGTCGAGCGCAACGGCGCGGCGATTCCCTTCCACGCCGACCAGTTCGTGCTGGCGACCGGCGGACTGGTCGGGAAGGGCGTCGACTCCGACCGCGAGCGAGTGCGCGAACCGATCTTCGACTGCTACGTCCCGCACCCGGACGACCGGTACGACTGGTCGGCCGACGGGGCGTTCGGCGACCACGCCTTCGCGCGATTCGGCGTGGAGACCGACGACGACCTCCGGCCGCTCGACCGACGGGGCGACCCGGAGTTCGGAAACCTGCGGGCGGCCGGCGCGGTGCTGGGCGGCTACGACTTCGCCGCGGAGAAGTCCGGGTCGGGAGTCTCGCTCGCCACGGGGCTCGCGGCCGGGCGGCGCGCGGCCGAGGAGGCGACGAGATAACGATGAGTGACGCACCGAACGCGAACGACGCGAGCGAGACAGGCTCCCCGAACGAACCGGACGACCCCCACGACGCGAGGGAGGAGGCGACCGTCGAGAGCGACGAGTTCGAGCCGGTGCACGTCTTCGAGGAGAGCGAGGAGATGGACCTCCGGCCGGGCAGCGACGACTGCTACAAGTGCTCGACCTGCGACTCGGTCTGCCCGGTCGCGGAGGTCGACGACGAGTTCCCCGGCCCGAAGTTCCAGGGCCCCGAGCAGTGGCGGCTCAAGCGCAAGGGCGACCGGGATGTCGACGAGTCGGTGATGTCGTGCTCGAACTGCATGCGCTGCGACTCGTCGTGTCCTTCCGACGTTCCCCTCAGCCAGATGCACAACACGGCTCGCGGGGAGTTCGTGGAGGAACAGATGGAGAAGCTCTCGCGGGAGTACGTCCGCAATCGAATCCTGGCGAACTACCGATTCTTCGCCGAAGTGGCGAGCAGGATGCCGCGGCTCGCCAACTTCGTGATGGGCAACTCGCTCGTCCAGGCCGTCAACGAGAGGCTGCTCGGCATCACCGCCGAGCGCGACTTCCCCGAGTTCGCCGACGAGACGTTCCGGGAGTGGTGGGAGAAGCGAGGCGGCAGCGCCGCCTCGAAGAAGCGAGCGCGGGAGGCGCGAGCGGAGCGCGGGGGCGCGCAGGCCAGGAGCGAGGACAAGCGCGTGGCGTACTTCCACGGCTGCTACTCGAACTACAACACCCCTGAGGTGGGCAAGGCGATGGTGCGACTCTACGAGCACTTCGGCTACGAGGTGCTGGTCCCCCCGCAGAAGTGCTCGGGCACGCCGATGTTCGCCAACGGGATGCTGGCCGACGCCCGGCGCGCGGCCGAGACGAACGTCCGGGAACTCGCGGCCGCTATCGAAAGCGGCGCGGACATCGTCGCCTCCTGCACCTCGTGCTCGATGTCGCTCCGCCAGGAGTACCCCGAACTGTTCGACTTCGAGGGGACCGCCGGCGTCGCGGCCCGGACCTACGAGGCCCTCGAGTACCTGCGACTCCACGAGGACCTCGACGGTTCGCTGGAGGCGGCCGACGCCGATCTCGACGGCGCCGCCTTCGCGTACCACGCGCCCTGTCACGCCCGCAACCAGGGCGTCGACGGCCAGGCGGTCGAACTGCTCGACCGACTCGACGGCGCCGACGCCGAGGACGTCGGCCCCTCGTGCTCGGGCATCTCGGGCACCTACGGCTGGAAGGCCGAGAAGTACGACGCGTCGATGGAGATCGGCGCCGAGATGTTCGACCACATGGAGGAATCGCCGGCCGAGACGGGGCTGACCGAGTGCCCGACCTGCGCGATGCAGATGGAACACGGAACGGGCTACGAGGTCCGCCACCCGCTCGAGGTGCTTGCCGAGGCGCTGGTCGACGGCGAGAACTGAGAAAATCGGGGCTCGGTTCGGCTACCCGGCCGCTTCCGAGGCGATTACGAGGCGTTCCGGTCGGCGAGCGCGAGGAGTTCGCCGTACCCCTCGTTCTCGGGGAACTCCGAGATTACGTGCTGGAGTTCGCCGGTGGAGGCGGCCTCTGCGACCACGCCCGTCACCGCCTGCGAAGCGTGCTTCGGGCTCGCGTCGGGGTCGAGCCGGTCGCCCACGCGGTCGGTGAACTCCGCACCGCCGGACCCGAAGTCGGGACCGAGTTACTCCGCTGTATCTCCGTCCCACGAGACGCCGGCGGTCACGAGCCACGCGCCGACGAGGACGCCGAGTGCGTCGGTGACGGCCGCGGACAGCGCCGTCATCCGGAACGGGCCCCGCCAGGGCCCGGCCGAAATCGCCCCGACGTGGTCTGGGTTCGGCGCGACGAAGTGGAAGTAGACGCCGAACACGAGCGACGCAGCCATCGAGACGGCGAGGGCCGTCGCTCCTGTCGCTTCCTGTCCGCGCCAGAGCAATCCGAGCGCGACCAGCGGCGCGAGCACTATCACCCCGTAGACGAACGCCCACTGCCACCGCGAGAGCGGGACCGGAATCGCGGCGTGCGGAACGCCGTGAGCCGCGCTCGCCGCGGTGTGCAGACCGACGGCGAGCGCCGCGACCCGGAGTTCGCGCGCCATCTACGGCTCGGCCGCCTCCGCGGAATCGTCGGTCCTCGAGCCGTCGCCGTGACTCGTCCTCACCGCTTTCCCGCGCCACTCGTACCCGGCCGCGGTCTCGCGGACGGTCCCGTCCCCGCACCACCGCTCGACCACCGCGTCGAGTCCCTCCCGGTAGGTCGGATACCGCGGTTCCCAGTCGAAGTCGCGCCGGAACCGCTCGGCGGTCGTGGGCATCGGACTCGTCAGCAGCCGGACCGTCGCCTCGCCCGCGAGGTACTTCGCCAGCCACACCGGTACGCGGCGGGGCTCGGGCGCGTCGAGACGGTCCGCGAACGCCCGAATGAAGTCGGCGGTCGTGACGTGTTCCTCGTCGACGACGTGGTAGAGGCCGACAGAGTCGCTCTCGACTGCCTCGGCGAACGCCCGCGCAGCGTCGTCGACGTGCAGGACGGAGAGTTCCGCGTCCTTGCGACCGAGCAGACCGCCGCCGAGTATCGGCATGTTGCCGGCGAGCAGTTCCTCCCCGAACGTTCGCGTGTGGGCCGAGTCGTGAGCGTAGAAGAAGCCACAGCGGAGGACGGTCGTCTCGAATCCAGCCTCCCGGGCCGCCTCCCGAGCGATGCGCTCGGCGTCCAGCGCCGACTGAGTGGTCCGGTCCGGGTTCGGCTTCGCGGTCTCGTCGAACCGCGAGCCGTCCGGCTGGCGGGCGACCCAGACGACGCTCTGCTGGACGAAGCGGTCCGCACCGACGTCGGCCGCGACCGCGGTCAGGTTCCGCGCGCCCTCGCGACGCACGCGGTCGTTTCGCTCCCAGTCCCCGTCGGTCGGTTTTCGAGCCGTCGGGATAGCGGTGGCTGCGTGGACCACGGCGTCGGCTCCCGCCGCGGCGTCGCGGAGCGAGTCGCGGTCGAGCACGTCGCCGCGCCGCGGGTCTCCGCCCCGCGCCCGGACCAGTTCGTCGCCCGAGTCGGTCCGCGTCAGGCCGACGATCGCGTGACCCCGGTCGGCGAGGTCGGCAACGAGTCGCCGCCCGAGGACGCCGGTCGCGCCCGCGATGAACACTCGCATGGACGAACGGACGGGCGGCCCGACGGTAGCGGTTCTGCCGGACCTGCGCGGTGGGTTTATAACTTCGGCAGTCGCGGGTCTCGGCATGCGTCGCGTCCAGTTGACGTTCTACGCGCCCGACGCCGAGGTCCACCCGATCCACACGATGCTGGCCGAGCGCGACTACGTGGACGCCGCCGAGATGGTCCACTGGAACGACGCGGGCGAGACCATGACCCACGCGTTCTACGTCGAGGGCGACCGGGAGGCGTTCTCCGCGGAACTCGCCGAGACGCCCGAGGTGCGGGCGTACGACGTCACGCCGGTCGACGACCGCGGCTTCTACGCCCACGTCCGGGCCGAGACGACCCCCGTCCAGCGGGCGATGTTCGACGCCTACCGCGAGGGCGGCGTCGTGGTCACCTCGACCCTCGAACACACCGACGACGGCGGCGTCACCTTCGACGCGGTCGGCACCGCGGACGCGCTACAGGAACTTCACGACACGGCGCCCGAGGAGGTCGTCGTCAGGGTCGAGCGGGTCGGCGGAATCGAGGCCACCCCGGAGACGGTGGCGGCGGTTCTCTCCGCGCGCCAGCGCGAGGCGGTCGAGACGGCCGTCGCGGCGGGCTACTACGACGTGCCCCGGACCGCGAGCCACGAGGACGTGGCCGAGGCGCTGGACTGCGCGCCGAGCACGGCGTCCGAGCACCTCCGGAAGGCCGAATCGAAGGTACTGCGGGCGCTGTTCGGGGAGTAGAGTCGGAAGTCGAACCGGGCCGAAGAAGTCAGTCGTTCCGCGGCGCCGCGGTCGGCGTCGGTTCCTCCTCCACGTAGTCGAGGTCGTCGGTGTAGTAGTCGACCAGCAGGACCGCGAAGGCGCCGACGAAGCCGGCGGTGAGGACCGTGGCGAAACGGGTCGGCGTCCACGCGCCGCCAGCACCGAGTATTTCGGCGACTGGAAGTCGAAGCGCGCCGACCATCAGCGCGACGAGGAACGTCAGCGTCACCTCCCGGTGGTTCGCCAGCGCCCACTTCACCACCCGGGCGAAGGTGAGGATGCCGACCGCCGCACCCGCGACGAACGACGCGACCGCCACCGCGTGACCGACCACGGGGTCAAGCGAGCCGCCCCGGACGACGCCGATGGTCTCGTCGATGAACGCGTGGAGCGTGTTCGTCATGAAGATGTACTGGCCGAACAGGATGAGCAGCAGCGACCCCGAGACGCCGGGCAGGATCATCGCACAGATCGCTATCGCACCGGCGAGGAACAGCACGACCGGCGAGTGGGGTATCGCCGCAGCGGCCGACTGGTCGGCGAGCAGGAACGCGACGACCAGTCCGACGACCGCGGCGACCTTCTCGCCGGTCGTGTCGAGTCGGACCTCGCTCCACAGGACGAACGCGGACGCCGCGATGAGACCGAAGAAGAACGCGAACAGGACCGCGGGCGAGGACTTCTCGATGCTTGCTATCGCACCTGTCACGCCGACGACGGCGGTGATGATGCCCGCGCCGAGCACGAGCAGGAACGCAACGTCCATCTCGCGGAGCATCCCGGCGATACGACCTCGCGCATCCGGGTCGTACGCGCGGGGCAGGGCGGCCAACACGCCGGGCTCGAAGGCGGCGATGGCGCCGACGAGCCGCTCGTAGATGCCGGTTATCAGCGCGATGGTGCCCCCAGAGACGCCGGGGACCGCGTCGGCGGCGCCCATGAACACGCCCTTGAGGTAGATGGAGAGCCACTCTCGCATTGCGAGACGGGTACGACGACCGTCCGGAAAACGGTTTGCTTTCTCGCAGGGCGCGGAGATACCGGTGGAGCGGCCGTGACGGGACGGAGCGAAGAAATCCGATACCGAACTGAGGAGAACTGGCGTGGAATCGTCGGGTCGTTCCGACGCCGGCTTCAGTCCCGACCGGCGAGGACGAGCGCCCCCGCGTAGGCGCCGACGAGGCCGGCGCGCGCCGGGACCGTCTCCTCGCGCTCGGGCGCGGCCGAGTCGGGCGCCGCCATCGCCGACGAGTTCGTGGCGTTGCCGTCGGTCGCGTTGCCGCCGGCCGTCTGATCGCCGTCGTCGGTCTGGTTACCGGCGGCCGTCTCGTTCGACGGGGACTGGTCACCCGCGCTCGTCTGGTTGCCCGACGAGTCGTTCTGGTTCTGCTGGAGCGGGACTGACGTCTCCGTCAGCTCGACGGTGACGTTCTGCTCGCTCTCGCCGATGACCTGACCCTCGGTGACCGGAGCGGTCGCGTTGTGGTAGGTCAGGTTCCCGCTCTCGACGGTGCGGGGCGTGGTGAACTGGTACGGACCCGCAGCCCGCACGCTGACATTAGTGTACCCCTCCTCGGTACCCCACTCGTCGTACCCGGTCGTGGAGTACGGCAGCGTCATCGTGAACTGGCCGTCCTGGCCGGTCTCGGCCTGCTGGGTGTAGGTGAACGATCCGTTCTGGCCGGTCGGCGACAGCCGGACGCTCGCCGTGACCGTCGTGTTGGCCGGGGCGGACCCGGTCACCGTCGCGCCGGGCACGCGCTCGAACGTCTTGACCCACGACGGCGAGGTGCGGAACAGCGCCTGCGGGTTCACGCCCGCCCGCTGGAGCAGCCGCATCTCTGTCCGGAGCGTCCGGGCGTACTGCGAGGAGTTCGTGGCCGACGACTGGCTCTGCTTGACGACGCGGTAGTGTTCGAGCGCCGGAATCGGCTCGCTCGGGAACGGCCCGACGCCGCCGATCTGGGCCGTCGAGTCGTTGGCGACGAACTGTCGGGCCTGCTGCATCGTGTCGAACCGCCGGATGACGCTCGCGTTCGGCGACTGGGGCGTCTGGGCGAACACGTCGGGGTTCGCGCCCGAGATGCGGTCGTAGTCGATCACGACCGGGCTCGGCTCGACCCGGCTCCCGTGGTAGTTGTAGAGCCGCGAGGCCATCGTCTCGTAGTAGGCCTGGTCCTTCATCCGGAAGAGGACGCGGGGCTGGCTCTGGCTCTGCTGGTTCAGGCCGGTGTACACGCGCGTGTAGTAGTCCCACCGGCTGGCGTCGTCCTTGAACACCGTCGGCGCGGAGAACTTGGCGGTGGGTTCGACCATCTTCCAGTCGACCATCACGTAGCGGGTCTCCTCGGCGCTGTCGTTTCCGAGCGTCTCGAGGACGTCGTTCGCCTGCCGCTCGCTCTGGGAGAGCAGATAGTTCGCCGCGGTGGTGGCGCCCTCCTGGAACGGGTTGGCGTCGGGGATGCGCTCGCCCTCCACGGTGATCCAGTGGCCGTAGTCCCACCACGACATCACGCCGTAGGCGCCCTCCGGATAGTCGAAGTCGCCGTCGTTCTGGCGGTAGGTGCCGTAGTAGTCGAGTTCGCCCGCGTTGTTGGCGTTACCGTAGTCGCCCTCCGCAGGCGTGTTGTTCGCCATCCAGTCGAGCGACCCGTCCCATTCGGTTATCGCCCCGGGACGCGTCTGTCCGGACTCCATCGCGGTCCGGGTCTGGTCGATGTTGGGGGCTCCAGACGTGCCGAGGCTCGCCGGCGTGACGAGCACGGGGACGATGAGCAGCACCACGAACACGATCGCGAGGACCTGGTACCCCTCGACGTTCGTCAGCGACTCGCGGTCGGTGAGGTTCGCCACCGAGAGTATCTGCTTGAGGAGGTAGGCGTTCAGCACCGCGACGGGGACCGCGAGGTAGTAGTTGAACCGCACCTGGGTGAACGCGGCGGCGGTGATGAACGCCGCCCAGACCAGCACGAGCAGGAGTTCGGCGCGGTGGTCGTCGTTGCGGTAGGTGTTCCAGATCATCCAGACAGCGGCGACGGCTGCGGTGAACAGCATCAGCCCGTACTCCTGGATGATGACGTCGTACCAGGCGATGCCGTACTGCGGGTAGGTCTGGGAGAGGAACGGCTGGGCCTCGGCGATGGTCCGGGTCGCGGCGTTCGTGCCGAATCCGATAACACGAAGGACGTTGTTCCGGATGAGATTGAACAGTGACGGGAGCGCCAGATAGACAAAGCCGGTTATCGCGAGGATAATGCCCCCGACCGTGGCCGGATAGAGCGCGGTCCCGAGGTCCCGGGCGTCCCACTCGCGGGCGAGCCACGCCATGAACACGCAGCCGACAGCCACCGCGAACGCGAGCAGCGGCTGGAGCGGCGAGAACTTGGTCGGGCTCGGATTCAGCGTGCCGAGCGGGACCAGCAGGAGCAGGCCCGCTACAGCCATGCTCACCGCGCCGACGAACCCGAGGTGGTCGGGGCTGACGCCGCGGACGTAGTCGGCGGTCAGCTTCAGCCCGAAGAAGACGCCGAAGATGCCGACGAGGAGCACGCCCGGCGGCCACGTCCAGATGTAGAGTGCGGTGGCGACGCCGGCGAGCGCGCTGTAGACGAGCGGCGCGCGGAGCGCCTCGATGTCGCGGTCGGCGACCAGTTCGTAGACGGGCCTCTCGCGCTCGCCGACGGTTAGCGCGACCATCATCGCGAGCACGGCGAACGTCTGGAACAGCGGCTCGGCGATGTTGTGGTCGGCGAACCCGACCAGGCCGCGGCGGAGGAACGTGCCGGGGAACAGCGCCAGGACGACGACGCCGAACAGGCCGCCGGGGCGACCGCCGAGGCGCTTGCCCACCAGGTACGTCGGTATCGCGATGAGGGCGCCGAAGACCGCGGGCGCGACCAGGAGGGTCTTAGCCACGAGCGTGCTGGAGGGGTCGCCCAGGCCGACCACGAGGGCGGCAGTGGCAACCAGTTGGTCGTAGAGGGTGCCGAACTGGCCCACGCTGGTGCCGAACGGGAAGTAGGTCCAGGGGTCGAACGGCATCGTGGCGGGCCAGTTGTGCACCGTGTACTGCACCTGGCGGAGGTGGTACCAGGCGTCGTTACCAGCGAAGTACACCTCGCCGTCTCTGATGAACTGTCCGTACGACTGGAGCCGCACCCACAGCATGAACGCGATCGCTGCGGCGAGCACGGGGACGTGATACCAGTCCTCGAAGCTGTCGAGGACCGACTCGGCGGTGTCGGTCGAGTCCTCGACCTGCTCGGTCTGCTGGCTCATTGAGTTGAGGGAGTGGTAATACGCGCATAAGCCTTATCATCTGGACACGTGTCCGCTTGGGCACCTGTTTGCTGTCGTTCCGTGTTCGATGTGCAAGTATCCCCGGCTCGCATTACGTGGCCTGTCACTACGAGGGCCGTAGGAGAACCTCCGAGGCGTTAGTTGTGACTACCCATGCGCGACCGTCCGATGTTGACCGGACAGTTTAGTAGCTAATAAGTTGGGGAAGCGTATAGCGGTTTACGATGAACCTGGCCCTCGTTACGGTGGACTCTCTCCGTGCAGACCACGTCGGCTGTTACGGTTACGAGCGGGAGACAACGCCGAATATCGATAATTTAGCCTCCCACTCCCACACATTCACCGATACTGTCGCTCATGCTTGCGCTACACGGCCTTCTTTTCCGTCGCTTCTCACGTCTACTCAAGGGATGCTCTACGGGGGTTTCGACCACCTCTCCGACGAGCAAATTCCAATCTCCGTTCCACTCTCGGAGCGGGGGTACGCTACCGGAGGATTTCACTCGAACCCCTTTCTCTCCGCCGAGTTCGGTTACGCTCGGGGATTCGACGTCTTCAGTGACTCAGAGGACGACCCGACGCTCGTTTCTCGAATCCGGCGCTATGTCTCGAACAACCTCGACGGACCGCTCCACGACCTGCTGGAGTGGCTGTACAACCGAGGGCAGGAACACGCGGGTGTGGACGTAGGGTCGTACTACCAAGACGCAGCGTCGCTCACCGACGAGGCGCTAGCGTGGGTAGAATCCGCAGAAGAACCGTGGTTCCTGTGGGTCCACTACATGGATCCCCATCACCCCTATATCCCGCCCGACGAACACCAAGTGTTCGGCGAGACCCAGTCGAAGCGCCGCGGGGTGAAACTCCGCCAGCAGGTCCTCGAAGATCCTGATTCGCTCTCCGACGAGGACTGGTCGGATCTAATTGACCTCTACGACGCGGAGATTCGATACACCGACACCGAAATCGGCCGTCTAATCGACAGTCTGGACGACGCGACGTGGATGCTAACGGCGGATCACGGCGAGGAGTTTTACGAACACGGAAACTTCGGGCACAAGAACCGCTTCTACGAGGAGCACGTCCACGTTCCCCTACTGTTCGGCGGAACCGAAGGATCGGGCCGCCACGACGATCTCGTGGGCCTCAACGACGTTCCTGCGACCCTGCTGGAGGAGGCCGAAATCGACGTGCCGGAGACTTACCGCGGTCAGCATGTCCTGTCTGGCGAGCGCGACCGAGTCGTCGGTGGGTGGGGCAGTGACGCCGGGACCAACCTCGATGAGATTCGTCTGATGAGTCGGACCAGTGAGGAGAAGTACATCCGGAACGTCGAGACCGATACTGAGCAACGCTACGACCTGCGAAACGACCCGAACGAGCAAGAGAACATCGCCGCGAACGGGATTCCAAACGAACACGTTTCCGCAGTTGAGATCTTCGTTGACGAGATACAGGATACGGCCGGTCGCTCAGAGTCGGTCGAAGTCGGTGACGACATCGAAGAACGACTCAAAAACCTCGGATACAAGGAATGAGTCGGACTGGGAGTTTCGGTCTGGAGGTGTCCAAGGGGTTTGTGGGGAAGATACTGCTCATGCTCGTCGGATTCGCGGGGAGCATCGTCTTCGCGCGCGTTCTCGGGCCGGTTGGCTACGGTGCCTTCCACGTCGTCGTCGCACTAACAAACGTCCTCGACAATCCCATCAGCGGCCTCGGCACTGCATGCAAGAAACGCATCTCCGAACACGGCCAAGACGCTGGAGCCATCCTTACCATCGGCCTTGCCGTGACCGCTGGAATGGGACTTCTCGTCGGCGGTCTCCTACTAGTCGTAGGGCCGCACTTTAACTACTTCGATATCGAGAACGGCCCGCTGTACGTCACCGTCGCGTTCTTCGGCATCATCTTCTTCAAGGTCCTGCAACCGATGGTCGCCGGTCAGGGTCAGTTCGGGACCGCTGTGTTCCTCGACTCCATGCGGTCGTTCTTCACAATTCCGATCCAGTTAGTACTGATCTTCCTCGGATGGGGCATCGCCGGGATGGTCTATGGGCTCACCGCCGCATCCCTGCTGACAGTCCCGATTACACTCTACGTCCTCGGCGTCCGTCCGGCGATGCCCGACCGAGAGGCGATCCGGAGCATTTGGGAGTACGCGAAGTTCTCCGTTCCGAGCAACTTCATCGGCACCGCATACGGGAAGGTTGATATCTTGCTCCTCGGTGCGATTCTCGGATCGGGTGCATCGGGTCAGTACAAAATCGCCATGCAACTCGTCCTTCCCGGTGCGTCCCTCTCAATGGTGATGCGATCGGGGCTGTTTACCGAGGTTAGTTCGCAGTCGAGTCGCGGCGAGGGCATCGCCCAACAGGTCACGAATAACGTCGCGTTCGCATCGGTGCTGGCCATCCCGCTGTTCTTCGGTGCGCTGGCGATGCCGGAGTCCATCGTCGTCACGATCTTTGGGAGTGAGTATCGCGCGGCCGCGCCGCTCCTCGTGGGCCTCGCCGCGTACCAAATCCTCCAGACACAATCGTCCCAGATTTCGTCGGTACTCGAGGGCCTTGACCGGCCGGACCTCAGGATGTACATCGTCGCCGTGACGCTCGTGACGAACGTAGTACTCGGCGTCATTCTCGTCCGTAACCTCGGCACGGCCGGCATCGTCGTCGCTACCATCATCGCCGAGGCTCTAAAGTTCTCGTGGATGACGTACCTCGCGCGTCAGCACGTGAAGTACGAAATTTTCCCGACCCCCGTTCGATACCAGTTCGTCGCCGCTATCGGGATGTTCGTGATAGTAGAACTCCTCCACCGGTGGTGGGGCGTGAGGTCGTGGTTCGACCTCCTAGCTATCGTCGGTGCTGGGGCCGCCATCTACGCTGTGGTATTGATATTGCTCTCTGAGATCTTCATGCACACCGCTAAAAGCATTCTTGCTGACGCTCGAGAGCAGTATCGGTAATCAAGAACCATGGTCCAAATTTGAACGATTTTCCGGCTTTCTTCTAACTGCAGGTGCCCGTATTTTCAGTAACTAAATGTAGCCAAGGTCGCGGAGTTGCTCTTCTGGGATGTCGATATCTTCTTCGTCGACAGTCGCATCATCGACATGGTTTTCGACCCATTCTTTCACGTCGAAGACACTTTCCGGCCGCGTGTCTAGTGTGGTAGAAGAGAACGCACGCCAAGAGTGACTGCCAATGTCTTGGTCCCGCTTTCGAGACACCCAAGGAGTATCTATTCCGTGATCGCTGATTATAAGCAGTTCGTCCTCCGAAGACATCGCTGATCGGATTTCACTGACTCGCTCCGCAGTCCACTGGTACGTGTCGTAGTAGCGCTTTTGATTGTTCCGATAGACGTGTCCAGTGGCATCGATTACGTGGATGTGTGTCGCTACGAGGTTCAAATCATGGTTGAGCATCTCGCGACACCACCCGAACTGCTCGGCGGCGATTCCGCGGATTTCGCGGTCGAATTCCTGCATCGACATGTCGTTCTGGTTCGCTTCTCTGAATATGTCCCATGCGCGCTGAAGTTCCTCTCCGCGGTGGACGCCTGGCCAGTTGTGAACGACTCGCCCCGGCCCGTTTAAGAAAGTTGGGGCATCAACTTCCTCCAATTCCCAGTCTGCACCGGTAACTCTTTCAGCTGCCTCCCCCAAGGCAGCACGGTGCTTACCCGGAAGCCAGCCCACAAATCGGGACGCAAAGTTTACCACGGGATTGTCCCACTGACTAGTTCGCTCCTTTGTTATCCCATGTTTTGAAGGGTGGTATCCCGTCGCAATTGTGGGCCACACTTCGATTGTATGGGGTTTCTCGTACATATATGAAAAGGTTTCACACTCCCCATAGGTGGATAGTTGGAATTCGTCCGTTCCGGATCGCTCTACATGAGCGGGATCAAGCGCGTCA
This window encodes:
- a CDS encoding helix-turn-helix domain-containing protein, whose product is MRRVQLTFYAPDAEVHPIHTMLAERDYVDAAEMVHWNDAGETMTHAFYVEGDREAFSAELAETPEVRAYDVTPVDDRGFYAHVRAETTPVQRAMFDAYREGGVVVTSTLEHTDDGGVTFDAVGTADALQELHDTAPEEVVVRVERVGGIEATPETVAAVLSARQREAVETAVAAGYYDVPRTASHEDVAEALDCAPSTASEHLRKAESKVLRALFGE
- a CDS encoding anaerobic glycerol-3-phosphate dehydrogenase subunit C; amino-acid sequence: MSDAPNANDASETGSPNEPDDPHDAREEATVESDEFEPVHVFEESEEMDLRPGSDDCYKCSTCDSVCPVAEVDDEFPGPKFQGPEQWRLKRKGDRDVDESVMSCSNCMRCDSSCPSDVPLSQMHNTARGEFVEEQMEKLSREYVRNRILANYRFFAEVASRMPRLANFVMGNSLVQAVNERLLGITAERDFPEFADETFREWWEKRGGSAASKKRAREARAERGGAQARSEDKRVAYFHGCYSNYNTPEVGKAMVRLYEHFGYEVLVPPQKCSGTPMFANGMLADARRAAETNVRELAAAIESGADIVASCTSCSMSLRQEYPELFDFEGTAGVAARTYEALEYLRLHEDLDGSLEAADADLDGAAFAYHAPCHARNQGVDGQAVELLDRLDGADAEDVGPSCSGISGTYGWKAEKYDASMEIGAEMFDHMEESPAETGLTECPTCAMQMEHGTGYEVRHPLEVLAEALVDGEN
- the glpB gene encoding glycerol-3-phosphate dehydrogenase subunit GlpB: MAIEDDVTVVGGGLAGMTAALAAAREGAAVRVVSHKDSTLRSASGLVDVLGYDSDDELLADPFEAIPDLPERHPYRTVGAAGVREGFALFDDVVGDRYRGDHTDLNALVPTHGGTVKPTARYPASVAPGLASDDRPVLLVGFETVPDFDAPLAADHLRAAGVPFPVRGVTVRFPGGFRADAARTRLADALDADERVAVGDDAGPYSESLPIRRALAETAKDHLRGEKRVGFPALLGRHETEEVRADLEAELDAAVFEVPTGPPSLPGMRLEGALRGACREAGVRFTTGNPVVDFEIDGEADDSDPDSLAAVRVERNGAAIPFHADQFVLATGGLVGKGVDSDRERVREPIFDCYVPHPDDRYDWSADGAFGDHAFARFGVETDDDLRPLDRRGDPEFGNLRAAGAVLGGYDFAAEKSGSGVSLATGLAAGRRAAEEATR
- a CDS encoding NAD-dependent epimerase/dehydratase family protein, yielding MRVFIAGATGVLGRRLVADLADRGHAIVGLTRTDSGDELVRARGGDPRRGDVLDRDSLRDAAAGADAVVHAATAIPTARKPTDGDWERNDRVRREGARNLTAVAADVGADRFVQQSVVWVARQPDGSRFDETAKPNPDRTTQSALDAERIAREAAREAGFETTVLRCGFFYAHDSAHTRTFGEELLAGNMPILGGGLLGRKDAELSVLHVDDAARAFAEAVESDSVGLYHVVDEEHVTTADFIRAFADRLDAPEPRRVPVWLAKYLAGEATVRLLTSPMPTTAERFRRDFDWEPRYPTYREGLDAVVERWCGDGTVRETAAGYEWRGKAVRTSHGDGSRTDDSAEAAEP
- a CDS encoding DUF368 domain-containing protein; translation: MREWLSIYLKGVFMGAADAVPGVSGGTIALITGIYERLVGAIAAFEPGVLAALPRAYDPDARGRIAGMLREMDVAFLLVLGAGIITAVVGVTGAIASIEKSSPAVLFAFFFGLIAASAFVLWSEVRLDTTGEKVAAVVGLVVAFLLADQSAAAAIPHSPVVLFLAGAIAICAMILPGVSGSLLLILFGQYIFMTNTLHAFIDETIGVVRGGSLDPVVGHAVAVASFVAGAAVGILTFARVVKWALANHREVTLTFLVALMVGALRLPVAEILGAGGAWTPTRFATVLTAGFVGAFAVLLVDYYTDDLDYVEEEPTPTAAPRND